From the genome of Anaerolineae bacterium:
CAGGGCCAGAACCACCCCCCAGAAGAGATTTCTGCGCCCGATCATGTTTCTACTCCTCAAAAACCATCTGGCAAACCGCCAGAAGCGCTCACGCCTCGGCCAACAGGCGCCGGGCCAGGGCCAACACACCATCTACGGTGAAATCGAACTTCTCCATGACTTCTTTCCCCGGCGCGGAGACGCCGAAGCGTTCCACCGAGAGAATCAGGCCGCGATCGCCGACCCAGCGCTCCCAGCCCTGGCGCACGCCAGCCTCCACGGCGATTCGCCGCCAGATGGCCGACGGCAGCACGCGCTCACGATAGGCCTCATCCTGGGCCAGGAACAACTCCCACGAAGGGCAGGAGACCACCCGCACGTCCACGCCTTTCTCGGCCAGCCGCTCGGCCGC
Proteins encoded in this window:
- a CDS encoding transketolase, whose product is LVLSRQAMPTLDRTRYAPASGLARGAYVLADLGPGEPQLILMASGSEVGLIVTAAERLAEKGVDVRVVSCPSWELFLAQDEAYRERVLPSAIWRRIAVEAGVRQGWERWVGDRGLILSVERFGVSAPGKEVMEKFDFTVDGVLALARRLLAEA